TCCAGATGATCCAGTCCGTGACCTCGGCTGTGGTGGCGAGCCAGCCACGCGTCTCGCTCTCCTCGATCGCCACCACGGGGATGACGAGCAGGGCGAGGACCATCAGCGGTGTCGCGAAGGCGCGCTCGACGCTCCGGCTGCGCTCATCCACCGCACCGGAGTTCCGCGGCGGTGGGCGGTCCCCTCCTCCGTGCCGACCCGCGAGGCAGGGTCCCCTGCCGCGAGGCGAGCGGGACTCCAGCCCGGATAGCGTCCACCCCCATGCGCACCTTCAGCGGGATCGACGACCTCAAGGCCAACGTCGGCGAGGAGATCGGCGTCAGCGACTGGCTCGAGGTCACGCAGGACGTGATCAACGCGTTCGCCGACGCGACGGGCGACCACCAGTGGATCCACGTCGACCCCGAGAAGGCGGCGAGCACGCCGTTCGGCGGGACGATCGCCCACGGCCTCTACACGCTGAGCATCGGGCCGAAGCTCTCGTACGACATGTACACGGTCGACGGCGTGGCGTTCGCGTTGAACTACGGCTACGACAAGGTGCGCTTCCCGTCGCCGCTGCCCGTCGGGTCCAAGCTGCGCATGCGGGTGACGGTGTCGAGCGTGGACGACGTCGCCGGCGGCGCGCAGGTGAAGTTCACGCAGACGTTCGAGCGCGAGGGCGGCGACAAGCCGGTCTGCGTCGCCGAGCAGCTCGTGCGCTTCTTCGCCGGCTGACCGCGGCTAGTCCTGCGGCGCGTCGGCGACCCGGCGCAGACGCAGGCAGACGAGCGTCCCGCGGCCCGGGGCGCTCTCGAGGCGCAGCGACCCGCCCGCCGTGGTGGCCACGTGGCGGGCGGTCGTGAGGCCCAGGCCCGTGCCCTCGCCGGCGGGGCGGGTGGTGAAGAACGGCTCGGTCGCGCGGGCGGAGACCTCGGGCGGCATGCCCACCCCCGTGTCGCGGACGCGCAGCTCGACCCAGTCGCCCTCGCGGGCCAGCTGGACGTCGAGCTCGCCGCCGTCGGGCATCGCGTGGCGGGCGTTGACCACGAGGTTGAGGACGACCTGCTCCAGGCCGGTGCGATCGACCCGGACCGGGCCGTCGCCCTCGGCGCGCACGGTCATGCGGACGTCCGGCCCGGCGAGGCGGCGCATGAGCGGCTCGAGCTCGCGCAGGAGCTCGCCGACGTCGACGTCGGTGGGGCGCGGAACCGTGCGCTGGCTGAGCGCGACGAGGCGCTGGGTGAGCTGGCGGGCGCGGGCGGCGGCGAGGGCGATGTCGTCGATCGCCTCGAGCCCGGGCCCCTCGTCGGGCAGGTCGAGGCGCGTGAGCTGCGCCGCGGTCTCGATGATCGTCAGGAGGTTGCCGAAGTCGTGGGCCAGCGGACCGGCCAGCCGTCCCGCGGCCTCCAGGCGCGTGGCGTGCAGGGCCTCCTCGTGCATCCGCCGGCGTTCGGTGACGTCGCGCAGGATGAAGATGACGTTGCGGACGGTCCCGTCGCCGTCGCGCAGCGGGCTCATGACGAGCTCGGCCCAGAACGGCGTGCCGTCCCGGCGGGCGTGCAGGAGCTCGACGCGCTCGGGCCGGCCGTCCTTGACCGCCTGCTGCAGCGCGCGCAGCTCCTCGCCGTCGGCGTCGCGGTGCAGGAGGAAGTGCGGGTCGCGGCCGATCGCCTCCTCCGCCGACCACCCGGTGAGCCGCGCGAAGGTCCCGTTGACCTCGACGATGCGCAGCTCCGCGCGCGGGCCCGTCGGCGGGCCGGTCATCACCACGACGTCCTCGGTGACCTGGAGCGCCGCTGCGACCGCCGCCACGCGGGAGCGGTGGTCCTCGGCCTCGGTGACGTCGCGCAGGGTCGCGCAGCGCAGCGGCCGGTCGCCCACCTGCACCGGGCCGCTCGTGATCTCGACCCACATGGTCGAGCCGTCGGCCCTGACCTGGCGCCAGCGGCTGGCCCGCCGGCCGTCGTCCATGCCCTGCTGGATGAAGTCCTCGACGGCCTGCGCGTCCTCGGCCGGGTGCAGCAGCCTGAGGTCGGACTCCAGCAGCCGCTCGACGTCGTAGCCGTACTGGGCCGCCGCCGGCCCGTTGGCCGCCAGGATGCGCAGGTCCGCCGGGTCGTAGACCAGGGCGGGGACGGGCAGCAGGGCGACGGAGGTCGTGACGGCGCAGAGGTCGGGCAGGACCACCGCCGTCATCAGGTGATGAGACCTCGCCGCAGCGCGATCGCGACGGCCTGGACGCGGTTGCCGGCCTCGAGCTTGGCCATCGCCGACTCCACGTACGAGCGCACCGTGGTCGGGCTGAGGAAGAGCGCCTCGGCGGCCTTGGCGGTCGTCATGCCCTCGGCGAGCAGGCGCAGCACCTCGAGCTCGCGCCCGGACAGCCCGCCGCTCTGGCGCTGGTCCTGGCGCTTGAGGACGTCCGCCGCGATCGACCCGTCGACGTACTCGCTGCCCGCCGACACGAGGCGGATCGCGTGCACGAGGTTCTGCGGCGGACCGGCCTTGACGACGTAGCCGCGCACGCCCGCCTCGCGGGCCTGGCTGACGAGCTCCGCGTCGCCGTGGGCGGAGTAGACGACGCACGCCGGCGGGTGCTCCAGCCGCTGCAGGTCGGCCGCGACCTCGATGCCTGATCGGTCAGGGAGCTGCACGTCGAGGACGACGACCTGCGGGCGGCGGCGCTCGGCCAGCGGGACGAGCTGCGAGGCCATGCCCGCCTGCCCCACGACCTCGATGTCGTCCTCGGCCTGCAGCACCGCGGCGACCCCTCGGCGGAGGGCCTCGTGGTCGTCGGCGAGGAGGCAGGTGATGGCCATTTGCTTGGTGAGCCTAGACCCGTTGGACACCCTGTCACCCCCTCGGAAACGAGGGGGCGGCGTCGGCCGTTCGGCGGAAGGGAACCGCCGCTCGCCGACGTAGGCGCACCGCTCAGAGAACTAGTCGATCGACAAGTGCGACGAGCTGGCGCACTTCGAAGGGCTTGGCCA
The DNA window shown above is from Conexibacter sp. SYSU D00693 and carries:
- a CDS encoding MaoC family dehydratase, giving the protein MRTFSGIDDLKANVGEEIGVSDWLEVTQDVINAFADATGDHQWIHVDPEKAASTPFGGTIAHGLYTLSIGPKLSYDMYTVDGVAFALNYGYDKVRFPSPLPVGSKLRMRVTVSSVDDVAGGAQVKFTQTFEREGGDKPVCVAEQLVRFFAG
- a CDS encoding PAS domain-containing sensor histidine kinase → MTAVVLPDLCAVTTSVALLPVPALVYDPADLRILAANGPAAAQYGYDVERLLESDLRLLHPAEDAQAVEDFIQQGMDDGRRASRWRQVRADGSTMWVEITSGPVQVGDRPLRCATLRDVTEAEDHRSRVAAVAAALQVTEDVVVMTGPPTGPRAELRIVEVNGTFARLTGWSAEEAIGRDPHFLLHRDADGEELRALQQAVKDGRPERVELLHARRDGTPFWAELVMSPLRDGDGTVRNVIFILRDVTERRRMHEEALHATRLEAAGRLAGPLAHDFGNLLTIIETAAQLTRLDLPDEGPGLEAIDDIALAAARARQLTQRLVALSQRTVPRPTDVDVGELLRELEPLMRRLAGPDVRMTVRAEGDGPVRVDRTGLEQVVLNLVVNARHAMPDGGELDVQLAREGDWVELRVRDTGVGMPPEVSARATEPFFTTRPAGEGTGLGLTTARHVATTAGGSLRLESAPGRGTLVCLRLRRVADAPQD
- a CDS encoding response regulator transcription factor, with the protein product MAITCLLADDHEALRRGVAAVLQAEDDIEVVGQAGMASQLVPLAERRRPQVVVLDVQLPDRSGIEVAADLQRLEHPPACVVYSAHGDAELVSQAREAGVRGYVVKAGPPQNLVHAIRLVSAGSEYVDGSIAADVLKRQDQRQSGGLSGRELEVLRLLAEGMTTAKAAEALFLSPTTVRSYVESAMAKLEAGNRVQAVAIALRRGLIT